Below is a genomic region from Corallococcus macrosporus.
TCCCGCCCCCGCCTCCTCATCGATGGTGACACCCTGAAGCTGGAGGAGATCCTCCAGGTCTCCCGCCACGAAGTCACGGTGGAGCTCGCCCCTGAAGCCGCGCAGCGGGTGCAGGCCTCCCGGACGTTGGTGGACCGGGTGGCGGCGGGTGACACGCCGTCGTACGGCATCAACACGGGCTTCGGCACGCTGGCGGAGGTGCGCATCGACCGGAAGGACCTGCGCGACCTGCAGCGGAACCTCATCCTGTCGCACGCCTGTGGCGTGGGAAATCCGCTGCCCCTGCCGGAAGCGCGGGTGCTCCTGCTGCTGAGGGCCAACGTGCTGGCGAAGGGCTTCAGCGGCATCCGGATGGAGACGCTGAGCCTGGCCATCGACATGCTGAACCGGGACGTGGTGCCGGTGGTCCCCGAGCGGGGAAGCGTGGGCGCGTCCGGAGACCTGGCCCCGCTGGCGCACCTGGCGCTGGTGTTGATTGGCGAGGGCGAGGCGTTCTTCGAGGGCGTGCGGATGCCGTCGAAGCAGGCGCTGGAGAAGGCGGGCCTGAAGCCGGTGGTGCTGGAGGCGAAGGAAGGCCTGACGCTGATCAACGGCACGCAGGCGATGTGCGCGGTGGGCACGCTGACGCAGCTGCGAGCGGAGCTGCTGGCGGACGTGGCGGACATCGCGGGAGCGATGACGGTGGAGGGCCTGCTGGGAAGCCACAAGCCGTTCCTGCCGGAGATCCACGCGGTGCGTCCGCACGCGGGCCAGAAGGCGGTCGCCGAGCACCTGCGGCGCATCCTGAAGGGCAGCGAGCTGGTGGAGACGCACGTCAACTGCAGCAAGGTGCAGGACCCCTACAGCCTCCGGTGCATCCCGCAGGTGCACGGCTCCGCGCGAGAGGGTCTGGCCTTCGCAAGGCGCATCCTGGAGGTGGAGGTGAACAGCGGGACGGACAACCCGCTGGTGTTCCCGGACACGGGAAACATCATCTCCGGAGGCAACTTCCACGGTCAGCCCATCTCGCTGGCGATGGACGTGGTGGCCATGTCCCTGACGCAGCTGTCGAGCATCAGCGAGCGCCGCGTGGAGCAGATGGTGAACCCGAGCCTCTCAGGCCTGCCCGCGTTCCTGGCGAAGAACAGCGGGTTGAACAGCGGCTTCATGATCGCCCAGGTGACCGCGGCCGCCCTGGTGGCCGAGTCGCGAATCCTGAGCCACCCGGCGTCGGTGGACAGCATCCCCTCCTCCGCGGGCCGAGAGGACCACGTGTCCATGGGCATGACAGCAGCGCTCAAGGGCCGTCAGGTGTCTGAGTTCACGCGTTCGTGCCTGGCGATTGAGCTGCTGGTGGCGGCGCAGGCCCTGGACTTCCGCCAGCCGGTGAAGCCCGGCAAGGGCGTCCTGGCGGCGTACGAACTGGTCCGCAGCAAGGTTCCGCACATGGACCGGGACCGCGAGCTGCACCACGACATCACGGCGGTCACGGCCCTGGTGGAATCCGGGGCGATCCGTGAGGCTGTGAAGTCCGCCACGGCGTGACGAC
It encodes:
- the hutH gene encoding histidine ammonia-lyase, which codes for MSRPRLLIDGDTLKLEEILQVSRHEVTVELAPEAAQRVQASRTLVDRVAAGDTPSYGINTGFGTLAEVRIDRKDLRDLQRNLILSHACGVGNPLPLPEARVLLLLRANVLAKGFSGIRMETLSLAIDMLNRDVVPVVPERGSVGASGDLAPLAHLALVLIGEGEAFFEGVRMPSKQALEKAGLKPVVLEAKEGLTLINGTQAMCAVGTLTQLRAELLADVADIAGAMTVEGLLGSHKPFLPEIHAVRPHAGQKAVAEHLRRILKGSELVETHVNCSKVQDPYSLRCIPQVHGSAREGLAFARRILEVEVNSGTDNPLVFPDTGNIISGGNFHGQPISLAMDVVAMSLTQLSSISERRVEQMVNPSLSGLPAFLAKNSGLNSGFMIAQVTAAALVAESRILSHPASVDSIPSSAGREDHVSMGMTAALKGRQVSEFTRSCLAIELLVAAQALDFRQPVKPGKGVLAAYELVRSKVPHMDRDRELHHDITAVTALVESGAIREAVKSATA